Genomic DNA from Candidatus Hydrogenedentota bacterium:
CATGCCCGCGGCGGAGATGATGATGGCCGGCCCTTCGAGCTTGTTAATCTCCATGGATTCCTCCACGGTCCGGATATAGCGTATCCGTTTCGTCATGAAGGGATCGCCGTTCTCGCTCATCGCGCGGCGGAATTCTTCATCAAAGGACTCCGTGTGGAGGCGGAAAACTTCCGTGATGTTCACGGTCAACGGGCTGTCCACGATCACCGGAATCTCGGGAATGAGTCCCTCGGCCTCCAGACGCTTCAGGGCGTAGACCATTTCCTGAGCGCGCTCCAGCGCAAAAGCCGGCACGATGACTTTGCCGCCCCGGTCCACGGTCTCATTGATATACTGGGCGAGTTTTACCTCCATGCGCTCCATGGAATCGTGGTCGCGATCGCCGTAGGTGCTTTCCATCATCACCACATCCGCAGGACCCGGCACCCAGGGATCTTCCAGAATCGCCATGTTTTTCCGGCCGATATCGCCGCTGAAGATGAACTTGCGCCGCTTTCCCTGCTCTTCATAGTCCAGCTCCACCATGGCCGAGCCGAGCACGTGGCCCGCATTGTGGTAGGTCAGAAACACGTTTGGCATGACGGGGAAGCGAACTTCATAGGGTATGGAAACGAAGCGCTTGATGACTTCCCGGGCGTCATCTTCGGTATAGAGCGGCGGAATGAAAGTCATGTGCTTCTTCGAAAGCCATTCCGCGTCCCGCTTCTGGATCCGGGCGCTGTCCTGCAGCATCACGGCGCAGAGGTCGCGCGTGGCGGGCGTGGCGTAGATCACGCCGCGATAGCCGAACTTGGCGAGCATGGGGAGGAGACCGCTGTGGTCGATATGGGCGTGACTCAGGATGACGGCGTTCAGCCGGTCCATGTCGAAGTTCACCCTCCGGTTTTTTTCTTCCGCCTCCTTGCGCTTCCCCTGGAACATGCCGCAATCGAGGAGGATACGGGCGCCGTTGATCTCCAGATAGTGCTTGCTTCCGGTTACCTCTTCCGCGCCGCCGTAGGATGTGATTCTCATATCGATGCCTCTCGCTGACTGATAATGGGACGGTCCTCCCGATAGGAAGCCACGCACCGCCGTACCAACGACTCGGGGTCTTCGTCGAAGAGTATTCGCGACCCCGTTTTTTTCTTGATAATCGGGAGAAAATCGTCCACGTGATCCGCCACGCCACCGGTGCCGGTGAGCACGCCGATGAGGCGACCTTCGTCGTAGGCGATGGCGAATTCGCCGAGGGTGCCCGAGCGCCCGCCCACGATGAGCACGATGTCGCAACTGCGGATGCCGGTGACTTCGCGCCCCATGAGACCGCTGCCGGTGTAGATGAGCACGTCGAGGTGATCGGTCGGCGAGCCATAGCGCCCCACGTGCTCGTCGAAGCTGATGGCGGGGGAGATGCCGATGGTGAGGCCGCCCGCGCGCTTGCAGCCGATAACGGCGTGGTGGGGAAGACCGGGGCAGCCCCCGGTGAGAATGGCGCACCCTTCTTCCGCGATAGCCTGTCCAATACGCTCGCACTTGGCGATAAGCTCGTCGGCCATTTCACCGCCGGCCGAACCCATGACCCCGATCTTTATCCGGGCAACGTCCATTGCGCCTCTTTTCGAATCAACACTTTCCCGACAACAGGGCCCGAGCATGTTCCAGGCTCACGCTGGACACGGAACCGTCCAGCAAGCGTGCAATTTCTTTTTCCCGCGACTCGGCTTCGATAGCGGTCACGTCGGTGCGCGTGCGCCCGTTTCCGCTCGCCTTGGCCACCGTGAAGTGCACATCGCCCACGGCCGCGATCTGGGCCAGGTGGGTCACGCACAGCACCTGATGGGACGAGGCGATGGACTGGAGCTTCTGGGCCACTTTGCGGGCCACGTCGCCGCCGACGCCCGCGTCCACTTCATCGAAGATGAGCGTGGGGATTGTGTCCGCACCCGCCAGGACCGTCTTGATGGCCAGCATGATGCGGGACATTTCGCCGCCCGAGGCCACCTGCTTCAGGGGCTTCATGGATTCGCCCTGGTTGGCCGCCAACTGGAAGGTGGCGCGGTCGAAACCGGAGAGACTGAGAGGGACGCTCTCGATGCGCGCTTCGAAGCGGGCCCCCTTCATCCCCAGTTCCTGCACCGAAGCCGTGACTTCCTTCTCCAGTTTTTTGCCGGCTTTCTGCCGCGCGGCGCTGAGTTTTCCGCCCGCCTCGGTGATGGTTGCCAGCAGGGCGGTCGATTCGCGCTTCAGGCTGAGCAGTTGCTCGTCGCGATTCTCATAACCGCTTAAATCCGCCCAGGCTTTCTCGCGATAGGCGAGCACATCGGCGATCGTGGCGCCATACTTCCGGCGCAGGGCTCCGATAAGGGTGCTGCGCCGGTTCAACTCGTTCAGTTCCTGGGGGTCGAACTCCATTTCGGCCGTGTAAACCCGCAATTCGGCCGCGATATTGTCCACCGCCGCCTGCACCTCGGCCAATTGACCGGCCAGGGGAGCAAAGCGCTCGTCAATCGCCGCCAGTTCATCCAGATCGCGCCCGACGGAAGCGAGGCGGTCGATCACGGCAATCTCGTCTTCTTCGTAAAGCAGGGCGTAGGCCCGTTGGGCGGTCTCGAAGATCGTTTCTGAATTGGTAATGAGGTTAATCCGGGCCTTCAGGGTTTCATCTTCCCCGGGCTCCAGGGCCGCCTCGTCGATCTCGTTCACTTCAAAGCGGAGAAACTCCATCTGGCGGGTACGGTCCCGATCATCGCTCTCCAGCGCCTCGATGCGACGCTCGATATCGCGGTAGGTCTCGACTTGCCCGCGAAGGGCCTGCGCAGCCGCCTCGGTACCGCCGAAAGCGTCGAGGAGGTCCAGTTGGCGATCCGCGCGGAGCAGGGACTGGTGATCGTGCTGGCCGTGAACGTCCACCAGCTCATCCCCGATGTCGGACAATACCGCAATGGGCACCATGGCCCCGTTGATATAGCCTTTGGTCCGTCCATCGCGGGAGATGGTTCGGGAGAGGTGGAGTTCGTCGCCTTCCAGCACAATCTCGTGCTCTTTGAGCAGGGCCTTAAGGCGCTTTTTCGGCGTGCGCAGCAGAAAGATGGCGTCGATCTGGGCTTTTTCCGAACCGGCGCGGAGCACATCGCCCGTGGACCGAGCGCCAAGCACCAGATTGAGCGCACCGATGAGAATCGACTTGCCTGCGCCGGTTTCGCCGGTCAGGACATTGAAGCCCCGTTGAAAGTCGATCTCGACGGTGTCAATCAGGGCGTAATTCTGTATGCGCAGGGTGGCTAGCATGGAATCGGCTCCGCCGGTGCAAAATCGCGCAGCCAGGCCAGAAATTCTTTGTTGCCCGCGGGCCCGGTGAGGGGCGAGGGGATCACGTCGATGGATTGAAAGCCCAGTCCCCGGGCCACGGCGCATACATCGTCCACAGTCTGCTGGCGCACATCCTCATCGCGCACCACGCCGCCCTTGCCGATCTGGCCCTTGCCCGCTTCAAACTGGGGCTTGATCAGCACGATGCCTTCGGGCGCTTCGCCCAGCACCGGCATGAGGGGCGGCAGCACGATCTTCAGCGAGATGAAGGAGCAATCCGCAACAAAGCGGGTGGGGGCCTCGTCGAGCATGTCCCGCGTGAGATTGCGCACGTTGCAGCGCTCCATCACCACCACGCGGGGATCTTGGCGGAGGTCCCAGGCGAGTTGGCCATAGCCCACATCGACCGCATAGACCTTGGTCGCGCCCTGCTGGAGGCAGCAATCGGTGAAGCCGCCCGTGGACGCGCCCACGTCGATACAGACATGCCCCGCCACGACAAAGGGGAAGTTTTCGAAGGCGGCGGCCAGCTTGTCGCCGCCCCGGCTCACGAATCGGGCCTGTTCGCGAATTTCGAGGGCGAATTCGCTGTCCACCCGAAGACCGGGCTTGTCCAGCTTGTTGCCGGAGGCGTCGAAGACCTGCCCGGTCTGAATCAGTCCCTGCGCCTTGGAGCGGGATACCCCCGCCTGCTGTTGCACCAGAATGTCGAGTCGCTCTTTGACCATATATCCGCTTACGTAGACCGTCGATACCACAATAGGTTGTAGTGGGATTATACGCGATCCGGCGGCGGAGTAAACACTTTTGAGGACCCTGAGCGTGGGACCGCAGGTCTTAGTCGATGAAAGAGCAAGACTGGGTGCCACCCGTACACGCAGGAGCCCCAGCGACTAAGTTTACGGGTGTATCGCTGAGACGAAATACCTTGCGAATTTCCTGCGACCTCAACGCACAGTCGTTGTAAGCATATTAAGATCTCTCAATTGCATCGGGTCAGCTCACCCGCAAGCTACCGACCGCCTCAGGCGGCCCGCGTGCGGGTGGCACCCCGGGTTGAGTTTTTTACTACCGCGCGGGCGGGGCCGCCGTGAGCACCCGGGCGCCCGCCTCCTCGCTGATGACCAGGATCGCGAATTGCTTCACCTGGGCAATGTCCAGCGTGCTGGAGGAGGCATAGTCGAAGCGGCCCCGGAGGTCGGTGTAGCCATCGCGGTAGAAGACGGTCTCGCCGCTTTGCATCTGGGCGAATACCTTGACGTATACCTTCG
This window encodes:
- a CDS encoding TlyA family RNA methyltransferase, producing the protein MVKERLDILVQQQAGVSRSKAQGLIQTGQVFDASGNKLDKPGLRVDSEFALEIREQARFVSRGGDKLAAAFENFPFVVAGHVCIDVGASTGGFTDCCLQQGATKVYAVDVGYGQLAWDLRQDPRVVVMERCNVRNLTRDMLDEAPTRFVADCSFISLKIVLPPLMPVLGEAPEGIVLIKPQFEAGKGQIGKGGVVRDEDVRQQTVDDVCAVARGLGFQSIDVIPSPLTGPAGNKEFLAWLRDFAPAEPIPC
- the recN gene encoding DNA repair protein RecN, with amino-acid sequence MLATLRIQNYALIDTVEIDFQRGFNVLTGETGAGKSILIGALNLVLGARSTGDVLRAGSEKAQIDAIFLLRTPKKRLKALLKEHEIVLEGDELHLSRTISRDGRTKGYINGAMVPIAVLSDIGDELVDVHGQHDHQSLLRADRQLDLLDAFGGTEAAAQALRGQVETYRDIERRIEALESDDRDRTRQMEFLRFEVNEIDEAALEPGEDETLKARINLITNSETIFETAQRAYALLYEEDEIAVIDRLASVGRDLDELAAIDERFAPLAGQLAEVQAAVDNIAAELRVYTAEMEFDPQELNELNRRSTLIGALRRKYGATIADVLAYREKAWADLSGYENRDEQLLSLKRESTALLATITEAGGKLSAARQKAGKKLEKEVTASVQELGMKGARFEARIESVPLSLSGFDRATFQLAANQGESMKPLKQVASGGEMSRIMLAIKTVLAGADTIPTLIFDEVDAGVGGDVARKVAQKLQSIASSHQVLCVTHLAQIAAVGDVHFTVAKASGNGRTRTDVTAIEAESREKEIARLLDGSVSSVSLEHARALLSGKC
- a CDS encoding MBL fold metallo-hydrolase translates to MRITSYGGAEEVTGSKHYLEINGARILLDCGMFQGKRKEAEEKNRRVNFDMDRLNAVILSHAHIDHSGLLPMLAKFGYRGVIYATPATRDLCAVMLQDSARIQKRDAEWLSKKHMTFIPPLYTEDDAREVIKRFVSIPYEVRFPVMPNVFLTYHNAGHVLGSAMVELDYEEQGKRRKFIFSGDIGRKNMAILEDPWVPGPADVVMMESTYGDRDHDSMERMEVKLAQYINETVDRGGKVIVPAFALERAQEMVYALKRLEAEGLIPEIPVIVDSPLTVNITEVFRLHTESFDEEFRRAMSENGDPFMTKRIRYIRTVEESMEINKLEGPAIIISAAGMCEHGRILHHLKNHCTNPKNTIMIIGFQAKNTLGRRIVERSRRIRIFGIDYDLNAHVRIMNEFSAHAGRRELIEFGSRFRDCAEQVLLVHGEPEGMKSLQGALHDAGVKKVVIPREGQTLEV